The Bos indicus x Bos taurus breed Angus x Brahman F1 hybrid chromosome 11, Bos_hybrid_MaternalHap_v2.0, whole genome shotgun sequence sequence TATAAGCCACACAAACAGCAATGCATCACTTCAGTTCCCATCTATTGTGTGTTTTGGGGTCCTCTGGGTAGTAACAGGTTGGAGCCTGCTGTGCCCTTATTAAACTGTGAAGGTCACTTCTCTTTAAGGATCTGTCATCAGTGAGCCCTTTACTTCCTCTCCACAAATGTGTCTCTTCCAGAGCCTTTTGCAATTATGGCTCGTTTCTCTAGGTTTCATATGGCAGGCATCTGAGCAGAATTAAAAGCATAAGCACGTGCAAAAATAATCCGCTTCCCAAGATAGTAAATGCTGAGAAGTTCTATATTAGAACACACTGTGAGTGCTGACTGGCTGGGGCATGATTAACCTAATAGGCTTAAAGTTCCACTTGCCATGCACATCTGTTAGGACACGAGCAACACTCAGAGGCCCATAATCCACGAGACTGAAGTCCTTTAGAATTGCCCTGTTGCTTACTAGCAGCAGAGGGCTCAAACCTTAGAACATCACCAGGAGAGCAGCATTACTACCTCTGCAAGATGGGGCCAAGGAAGTGAAGAGAGCTGGTTGCAAGTTTAGGACATTGCATCGGACTTCAAAGGATTCTGACCTGCAGATTGCCTGGATGGACTAGTAAGACTgccttctgtttctattttgaataTGATTCTCTGAAAACTGTGAGGGTTGCAGGTGGGAGATGACGACAGGCTGACATCATGGGATGCACACCTTCCCACAGTGATCTTGTTAACAGTGTTGCCAAGAGTGGcatccagttttttaaaaagcccaaagCAATTCTGCCAGCACATCAGAGGGCCAGTGAAAGAGGCTCCCTCCCTTTGCTGGTTCAAAGTTCCACCTGCTATGACCCTGGAGGGGGCTCATCACAGGGACAACGGGCAGAAGAGGAACAGCCTAGTCCCAGGTGGACCCAGACCGTGGCTGACAGTCTCTGTCAGCTCACCAGGGATCCCACTGCAGGCAAAGCAAAAGATATGGAGAGACTGATCCCAGAAACCAAAACCTCCCCATCCCAGCTGAACAAATCACAAAGCTGCATGGCTACGGACATTCCATTCAAGAGACAGAGCTCCCATGGGTCACAAGGGGCAGCCTTTTCCggggaagagagtgaagaaagtATTACCCAGGAGACTTCCAAATGGGCAAAGAGACCAAAGTGTCACAGGTCAAGCAAACAGGGCCATTACCACCAAACCATCCTTCCTGCCCATGAGTCTGAAGACAAGGTGGACTTCCCCGACCCCCTGGTGAAGGCCCACCAGCGCACTTACACCTATCTGCATGCCTGCCTCTCCAAATATGAAGCAGTTCTGAGCATCACCCATCAGGCCACCCAGACCCACGAGCTGCTGCAGCCCATGGTCAGCTTCCTGATGCTGTGTTTTGATGAGGTCAACCAGCTCTTGGGGGAGATCTCCAAGGATGGAGACAAGCTCCTCCAGGAGGTTCGGAAGGATCTGGCTTGGCCGTTGAAGAAAGGAGAGCCCCAGGAGCAGCCAGATCTCCTGCAGCAGCTTCTGCAGTACACAGTCAGCAAGCTGCAGGAGCTCAGCAGCACAGTGGCCTTGCTCACCAGCAGCCTCCTGGAGGGCTCCGGCAGCTACCTCAACGCTGCTGCAGCCCACCTGGGGAACAAGCTGAGCACAAAGAGGGGCGCAGATGAACACCTCCTCAGGGCTCTGGGGCACCTGGAGAGCTTGGCGAGCAGCCACAGCGACCCTGAAGCATGGGATCTACCCCTGTGCTCTGAGGACAGTGGCATCGGTGCAGACAATGAGTCCGTGCAGCTAGCAGACAAGCTGGGCAAGCAAGCCAGCTGGGACTTAGTGCCGGAGGCTGCAGAGTGGAGGCCAGCGATTTCACCCACAGTGGAGGCCAGGCTGTCAGGACACACCTGGCAGCAAAGTCCATTCCGGATGGGTTTAGACGGACCCCAGGACTGCCCACTCTCAAGGCCTCTCACAGCTAAGGTTCATCCAGCAGTGCAGGGTGGATCAGGGAGCCCCTGGTCCTCTGTTGCAGGCCCAGAAAATACTGCCTCCAGGCCTTGGGGGCTAGGCCAAAGTGCTCCGTGTGGTCCCCCTGGGATGGGGACTTCCGGTGAAGCACACCTTTCTAAAGGCTCCAGGTGCATGGACGCTCCATCCTTCAGTGAAGGTGAGGACAGCagctcagaggaggaggaggacgaagGGAGCTGCACGAGCCCATGCACCTGGCGGAAAAACGCTTCCCATCCAAGGCCACGGTCTTCACCTGCCAGTGCTGAAAGCCCATTTCAGCCACACCCCCGGAGACTCAGGAGCCCCCAGGCCCGGGAGATGGTTCTGAAGATGAAGGAAGCGATCAGTGAAAAGATCAAGTTTGTTCCTGTGCCCTCTGAGCACCAGGACTggatggaggaagaggagaggaccACGGTGCCcccaagacccagcacggccagcGGCAGCAGGAGGGCCCCCTCGAGGCAGAGGAGGTCCCAGTCCGAGGGGTGTCTGAAGAGCCACACAGAAGATACCACCCTCCAGGAGCTGCGGAGGGTCCAGAGGGACCTCAGCCAGAGGCTGGAGGCGTTTTACAGCCTGGGCACCCGATGGCAGGGGCAGAGCCAAGAGCCAGTCATGCAGCCCAGAGCTGCAATGCTGAGGCCTGACAACCGCTGCTGGGTGGTTCCAAGCAGTGCCATCAGCAAGCTAAAGTCATCCTTCACCAAGAACTTCAGCATTTTGCCAAGTCAGGACAAGAGCATCCTGCAGAAGTGCTGCTCCCGCCCTGAGGGAGAACAGCCTGGGCAGGGAAAAGCTGAGGGGCTCCCAAGCATCATCCCACCGGGCGAGAGGGCCCATGAGGCTCCAGCAGTCAGGGACCAGACCATCAGGAGCTGTCCCACCAGAACATCGGTCAAGAAACTCATTGAAACCTTCAGTCCCACCGAGAGTCTAAGGACACTGGGGGATTCCCAGGACTCGGGGCCAAGCCCCTGCCCCAAGAAGTGGGGGGTCCCCAGCATGCCTCCCAGATTCCCCATTTACAGAGGGCTGGCCCCATTGTATCCAAAGCCTCGGATTTCTCCAGCAGTGGGTGGAGAATCTCTCAGGATGGGCCCAGGCTGGAGGCCCTTAGCTCCTACCTTTCCCCCTCTGCTCACAGCTGAAGCAACCAAGAGTGAGGACCTCAACTGGGAAACAGAGGAGAACCCAGAGGATCTCCCTCCACCGCCTCTGGAAATTCTGATGGACCAATCATTCACTTCTCTGGAACCCCCAGAGAGCAACAAGCCGGCAGAGAGCCCCCTTGAAGGGACCCATGTGCCAgggctgggagggactggctcTGCCCGGAGAACGTGGGCTTCCCCAAGACTAAGGGTCTCCATGAGCCCCACTGACTTGCTGCCCAGCAAGAGCACCGCCACCCTCACCAGGGCCCGCAGCACAGAACCAGGGAACAGCAAGGGCAGCTGCAATACCGGAAAGCTCGCCTTGGACTTCAACCACCCACCAGCAGCTAGCGGAAACCCAGAGGTGCAGAGCAGCAGGGCGCAGAGTCAGGTACGGGCAGACCGGGCCTCAGGCCTCTCCAAGCCTCCCCGGAAGGTCATCCACTGGCTCCATTCCAGCCACACATCTGGGCAGAACAGGATCTCAGAACCCAGCCTGAGCAGGCCAATGCGGGGACCACATTCTCCTGAGGCCCCAAGGCAGACCCAAGGCCGAAGCCCTGTGCTAGTCAGGAAGGCCTCTCCCACAAGGGCACACTGGACGCCCAGAGTGGACAAGAGGCACTCGGGCCTGCCCTCCACTCACAGATCTGCCCAGCCAAGTGCACCCTGTGTACATGGGTCCCCTAGCCCACCCCTCAGCCCTCCAGTGAGTCCCAGGGGGCTAAGCCCCCCAACAGTGAAGAAACGagcttcccctcccctccagcacAAGCTGCACAGCCCTCCCTCAGCAAGCCCACTCGCTCAGCACAAGATCTCCAGTCCCCCTCCCCAGCGCACAGAAGCCGGTTCCCTGGCCTCtggcccctccccctctcccccagcaTCTCCCAGTCAGGGGCCCAAGGAAACACAAGATTCTGAAGACAGTCGGGCAGCCACAGCATCCGGAAACACACGTTCCATTTTCTGCCCAGCCACCTCCTCTCTGTTTGAAGCTAAACTACCATTCTCAACAGTACATCCACTCACCCCATCATCACTGCCCCCTGAAGCTGGGGGGCCTCTTGAGAACCCCACAGGAGGCTGGAGGGGCAGCTCAGGGCCACGAATGAGGACGGATTCACAGCGAGGGACAACTCTGTGTGCCCTGAACCCTCAACCTTTCATCCGAAGGACAGCCTCTGACCCCCGGCCGGGCGTCCGCCTTCACCTGCCTGTCCCGGGCGCCACCAGCAGTGCTTGTGAATCCCAGCATGGCCAGAGCAGGTAAGGAGAGTCCTGTGGTTTGGGGAACAGAGCTGAGGGGCCCTTAGGATCATCTGGGTCAGTAGTTTTCAAACTGTGCTCCAAGAGAAGAACAAGATGGAAAGGGGGTATCAAGATATCTGGTCTCCCAGTGCCCCAACGTGAAGCAACAATTTTTCCTCTGTTACACGTTTCAGGTCCCCATGAAAGATTTCATTGCAAGAGGCTCTGCTGTAATacaaataaagtttaaaacaacCACGTTGGTCCAGCCACATATGCCCCTCATTTCACATGTGGGGAGATTGAGATGAAGCGACTTGGCCCCCAAAGTTGAGTCCTGTTACCTGTCTGGAGCCAGCAGCTTGATTCCTGTCCTTTCTGGTTTACACCAGTAGACCAGCGTCTTAGTGGGAGGTGCTTTGGGTCCCAGGACTTTCTTTAAACTCGTTAAAACCGAGACCCTCAAGGGGCCTTTGTGCATTGCATCTATCGCTTTTTACTGCATTACAATTGAGAGATGTCTAgagtgtttattaatttttaaaatgccccATTCTACGTTAACATAAATAATATAACGAAAAGTAACTATTTTTTTCACAACAAAAAAAATTGAGTGAGCAGAGTGACACTGTCTTTAGTTTTGCAAACCTCTTTAGTGTGTGGGCTTCACAGAAAGACAGCTGGGTTCTCAGACCTTCATCTGCAGGCAATCTGTTGTGATGTCACACATCCTGTAGTCTGGAAAACTCCACTCTGCATTCATGAAAGAATGAGTGGGAAAGGCACATAACATCTTAATATTGTTATGGACACAGTTTTGACAACTTAGACACAACACCTTCCTTGAAAAGTTCTGGGAGGCAGCCAGGGGACACACGTTAAGAATGGCTGATCCTGGAGGTATTGAGTATAAAAGTTTGGCTTCCTCTTACTCCTGAGGACGCCCAATCCTGCCTCCTTCTCCGTCTCCCCTTTCAGAGTGCATAGAGGAAGAACAAGACTTTCCATGAGCACTGAGCTCGAGAACGCAGGCAGAAGGGCccccctgcctgccctgggctggCTGAGTTCCGAGTGCGCATTTCTCATGAAGGGCGGCTGCTGGGCATGTCCTTGGCCCAGCCACACAGACAGGCCTGGGCAGGCGGCTGTGAGAGGACATGACTCAAAGTATAGCCACTGCCTGGCCGTTGAAAGGACTCATATGGTGATGTGGTTATTTTACAGGATATACAGGGACATGTATCTTTTCTTGAATTGTGGCATGGGGAGAAACGTGTACATCTGAGGTCAGTTAAAGAGGGACTTTTATCAATGTGTCTTGATATCAGATCAGACAAAGCTCAGCCTGCACCAGTCCTTGCTATCTTTTCAGTGCCCACAGTTGTGTAAATCAGAAGTTAATTTCTGCCAGAGTGATACGTGTTACAGACTTCACAGTCTGTCGAGGCGTATATGGTAATTTTTCACAAAGTACTCGGCagtcaattttaaataaagatattatCTCGGGAAAGTTGTGCGTGATTATAGTTATATAAACTTTCCCAGCcacttgaaagaaatgaaatattgattatttttgcACGAATCTTAATGTGACGTTGCTCTTTTCTTAAATCTAAAATGAGCTTCCTACAACACAGTACCTTTCATCTGAGAACCTCTATAAATGTTAATGCATTATTCCTCACACTTGCTACTTACTCAGTGATTAGATTTCTAAAATTGTGCCCTTCAGGAGAAGAGCTTGAGAGAACAGGCACAATAAAATGGCATTAATTAAAAAcactaacattttaaaacagcagGAGCAATAATAAAGTAACATAAAATTGTTCAAGGAGAAAATACTGCCATTCTCTCAGGCTTCTCCTCAGAATAGGGCAGCCTAAAATGTTGTTTTAGGTCCTGAATTTCAATATGCggagagatggggtggggtgcGGAGTGATTGTAGCttgaaagagggaggaagaggaagatgcaTAAACAGGAGCCTTCCCAAGGTCACGTGGAAGGTCACAGAGTGGCTCACACCCATTGCTGTCTCCTGGTCAGACCACACCTCCAAGCTCTTCCAACCTGTGCGACTGTGAGCATGTGATGGAAGCAGTGGGAAAACACTCCTTCCCCAGACACCCTCCACACTCCCCACCCAACCTTTGTAAAGTTGGCATCTGGGAGCAAAAGCCAACCAGCTCTAAGAGCAGGGCGTTTGCAGCTCTGTAGCAGACAAGCATTTTTTCTGCCCTCCTGTGTATGGGAAACAATGCCAGGGAACTGAGCCTGATTTCCCCAAGATCATGCAACAAGTCAGTGCCAGAAAGCCAGGAACTGCTCAGAACAGGCTGTTTCCCCAAGTGGGGACTTGCAGGAGCAGCCCCACCCATAGTATCTTGCAGCCATGGCAGGCTTGCAGGACGCACTGGCCTGCATCTGGTATTGATCTCCCATCTGTCATTCTGTGCTAGGCATGAGCCCcttttttagaaaacatgatGGTGTTGATATCTTCCCCATCTCGGGGCCCGGGGATTGGGCACAGTCCTTGGAGGCTTCCCCAGGAAGCTCAGTTACTAAGCCTCAACTGTTATTTAAGTATTGAATCCTCTGGTGGAGGCAGCTGTCTCTCTCCAGGTCTCAGTGTGTCCAGACTTGCTCCCCTAAATGCAAACGCAGTGTTTTACTCTCTGCCAGGATAGGACTAGCCAGGCAGGGGCTCTCAGCAGCCATGTTTGCTGGATCCAGAGACCTGGGCAGCCTGCTTCCCTATCAGGTCTGGGAACAGGTGGAGCCACAGCCATACAGCAACTGAAAATATTGACCTCCTGGCCTGAACCTCATGAAGATGTAGGACCTGGCTGGGGATGGAGAAGACACAATGCTAGAACCAAATCCTGTGTCAGACCTCAGTGTCAGCATCCACGGATGCTGGGCACCACAGCCTGTCCCCTGGGCCTGCCCCTCCTGTTCCTGGTAGCCGCTCCCATCCACGGGCAGCAAAGGGTCATGCCTCCCCCCCTCCAAAGGGGCACAGGGAAGACAAACAGTAAGGTGGGAGCTGTTACCCGCACACCACTGGGTCCTGCAGGAACTCATGATGGGGCCAGAGGCTGCCATAGATAAGACTGGCTCTAAGGATCAGAGTGGGTTCCTCACTGCCTGAAAATTATGTATGTCAGCCAATGCCAGTGCCCACCCCGCTCACGCCCATTCCTGCCACCCTGATCTGGTCAGGGTCCAAACTCAAACTTGTCCTCTGCTGGTTGGATATCCCACGTAAGTCTAAGGATGCAGAGCCGAGCACACTCCTAATACAGTCAGGAAGGTCCTGCTGTGGGCAGAGAGAAGGGCTTCTGGTCTGTGCACATGGAGAGCTGGGTCTCGTCCTGGCCCTGGGGTAGTGGATGGAGAGGCTCGGAGCCTCAGGTGCCATATGACAGAGTGGTCCTTCAGGTCCCTTGCGGGCGTGAATTTCTGGTCATGCTACAAAAGAGTACCGGTGACAGCTGACTACTTATTGAGTGCCTATGGTGTGCTGGGTGGTGTGTGGAGAGTTTTCCATGCTTCATCCAATACTGAAACCTTTGAGTGTCCTGTGAGATGAGTATCATTATTACCTCGTTTTGACgaaaaaggaaactgagaatcAAGGCGATTAATCAACACTCTCCAGGTCACACAGTTAGTAAGTGGAAGGGCCAGGGCGGGAACCTAAACCGACAACTCCACCTTCCATGCAGTTGTTACAGGACTAGCCTGGCTGCCCGTGGCCAGGGTGGCTCTCTGAGCTGGCTCCCCATCTGGCCTAGGCTTGCTCCATGCTTGGGACCACCCTCCATTCTGTGCTGCCAGAGCACACTGGGTGGCACTCTTTGTTCAGAGCCCCTTCACTGTGGCACTCAGCAGCTGGGAAGCTCTGTCTTATTCAAAGGCCAGGTCTGGGCCAAGCAGTTTTCATTTTATCCTGTTCAGGAAAAGGGTGGCAGCAGAGCAAAGCTGGGttgtttttgcatttgttttattttggtttttgctGTTATCGTTggtgttgcttttatttttaattcaactaGCTAAGCCTAGCCCTTTATGGAATAAGAagtggtggttcagatggtagagaatgtgcctgtgatgtgggagatctgggtttgattcctgggtcaggaagatcccccggaggagggcatggaaacccactccagtattctaaactggagaatcccatggacagaggagcctggcaggttatagtctgtgggtcgcagagtcagacacgactgagcaactaacactttaaaacaaaacaaaataaaagcctgAGTTGAGGGATCTGTTTTGTCCAGAGCTGCAGGATCTGATTGTGCCAGGAAAAAACAAGACTCAGCCTGTCCTCCGAAACGCCAGGAGCATGGCTCCCATGGTGCCCCACCAGAGGAGACACCCACAAGGACAGCACCAGCAGGCAAAGCTGATACAGAAAGGCAGAGGCCTGGCACAAGGGCCCACCAGGTCTGTGGGTGACACAGACAGGAGGGCTAGAGAGAGACAGAATggagagggggcggggccagAAGCAACGAGGAGGGTTTGACTGGCACCTATGCTTTCTCTCTGCAGCGGCAGCGAGGAGAGCCCCAAGGACACAGAGCCATGGAAAAGCCCCTGTGGCCTAGAACTGAAGGGCAACAGCAGGGGTGTGCCATCCCCAGAGCTCTGTGTGCTGGGCCACGGGTTGCAGCGAGAGGCCAGTGTGGGCCATGCCCAGGACAAGTCCCAGCAGAAGGAAGTGACCTGACGGGCTGCCACCTGAGTGACACTGATGTCAGTCACCCCAGAAAGCAAGGGTGACAGCCAAGCGTTAGCCCCAAAGAGGGTAGGCCAACCAGACTCCTGCTGAGATGCAGGAAAGGCCTGGAAGGGGCACTGCCCGAGGGGTCTGCAAATTCTGAACAACTACTGTGCAGCCCTGGGTCCTGGTTTGCCTCGAGGGTCAAAGATCAACTATCAACATGGACTCCACAATTAtactctttaattcttcaagtGTTGGCCTTAATTTCGCAGGAAAATGTATTTCCAGCATGCTTGATGAGCCAGGTGTCCATGAACCCATCTAATTCTCTAAACATTGAAGGGAGCAGACAGCATTCTCCTAGTTTTGCAGCAAGAAAACCAAAGTACCCCCACGCCTACTCACCCTCCAAGTGTCTTGTCTGAACTCACCCAGCTAGGAAGAGCAGGAAAAATTGCACAGGTGTGCCTGGCACTAGAATCTATTatctttcattacttttttttaaacattccatTGCCCTTGACTATCACATCATTCCCTTTGCCTAAAGCATGCACTTACTTGTACAAACAGAAAGCTTTTTTAAGGTTAAAAAGTGGCACGGCATCCAAATATCCATTATGAGCTCTGCTGAGAAGCTGATTGCTCCAGACATAAGAAGCCTGAGGTGAGATTAAGACACACAGCTCTACCTACCCTCCTTCTTCTGCTTCCCAAGCTCAACTCCAAAGCCCTGAAAGCAAAGCATCCAGCCCATTGGTGCAGTCTTGTTGCCTTTCCAGCTAAGCGTGTCTCAGATGCTCTGTCCTACACACCCACATGCTTCTCAGACTGAGTGGGTACAACCAAGCCTCCCAAACAAGGCAGCCTTTTCTCTGTGCCCCATGAGGACTGAAGCACAGAAGGACATGTGGGTAAGGGGTGCaaatgcgcgcacacacacacacacacaaccaatcTCCCGCAGGGGTTTCTCAGCCAACTTTATTCCCAGTCATCTGCAGACCTTCTGCTGGAGTTGAAATTAAAGTGAAGAGCCATCGTTCATGCCAAAACTCTGCTTCTGCCAATTGAGCTAGATATTTGCGGCAGCTTTTGGAATTTTTCCACTGGAGGCTGTGGCATGCtttctatttagaaaaaaaattgcagtaATTGGGTGATTCAGTGCCAGTGCAGTGGGTTGTCAAAAGACAAGAATTCTCACCCACAGGGTACAGCAAAGGGTCAATCCTCCACCTTTGCTGCAAAGCTGATTTTTTAAGTTTGGAAAATATTAAAGTCTTCAAGCCCTGTGTTGTTGCAGTGGATCATGACTCAAGAACGTGTTAAACTGGGTCCTGAGAATTCAGCTACCTCCCCCATGGACAGGCTGAAGCTCTAAATAAGGGAATCCCTCCTTTACCTGTTCAGATACTCAGACAGAGGTGACAGGGATCATCTCTTCCAAGGCATCCAAGAAAGTGTTGATGAGACTACCACGAGGGGCCACAACTTGCCCCTCTGTTGGGAAATGCCTGTGAACGCCCACCGTGAGATCGTGTTTGCCGTGTATCTGCTCTAATCCTCAGAGCAGAACTCAGGCCACTGTGGGGTGGAGTCACACCCCAGGCAGGAGGGTGGATCCTGGGAACTGCCTAGGCTGCAGGAAACCCTGGAAGTTTAAAGCCACCCAAGCAGGCAGGCCCTGGGTAAGTGTGTGAGAGCAGCCAGCTTCAGGGAACTTGTTTGAGGTAGGGATAAAACTTGTTCAGGACATCTCCCTGCATGGTTAGGCTGGCAGCATGCTGCCGAGGGTTGGGCCCCTATCATAGGCAAGCTTTCAGGAGGCAAGCAGTGTGGAGCCATCCAGCCTAGTGGTAAGAACTGGTCAGAAGGGGTCCTGCCCTGTCCGAGGTTTCGAGGCTGGCTTCCCGGAGGTCTAAAGAAACAACATAGAACCCCAGCTGCCAGGATATGAGACAGGGACCCAGCTGATGAAACTGGATGCTACGTGGGGACATAAACCCAGCAATGACAAGTCTAGTGATAGGATGAGAATGGGAAGCAAGATCTGAAAGAATGGAAAGTGAGGCTGATTTCCAGCCCGGGCCCTGCCACCCTCCCCCAAAAGGCCTTATCTTAGAGATTTTTGGCTGGTTTGAGtgtggaggggtgggaggtgggctgAGTGTACCCAGC is a genomic window containing:
- the PCARE gene encoding photoreceptor cilium actin regulator is translated as MGCTPSHSDLVNSVAKSGIQFFKKPKAILPAHQRASERGSLPLLVQSSTCYDPGGGSSQGQRAEEEQPSPRWTQTVADSLCQLTRDPTAGKAKDMERLIPETKTSPSQLNKSQSCMATDIPFKRQSSHGSQGAAFSGEESEESITQETSKWAKRPKCHRSSKQGHYHQTILPAHESEDKVDFPDPLVKAHQRTYTYLHACLSKYEAVLSITHQATQTHELLQPMVSFLMLCFDEVNQLLGEISKDGDKLLQEVRKDLAWPLKKGEPQEQPDLLQQLLQYTVSKLQELSSTVALLTSSLLEGSGSYLNAAAAHLGNKLSTKRGADEHLLRALGHLESLASSHSDPEAWDLPLCSEDSGIGADNESVQLADKLGKQASWDLVPEAAEWRPAISPTVEARLSGHTWQQSPFRMGLDGPQDCPLSRPLTAKVHPAVQGGSGSPWSSVAGPENTASRPWGLGQSAPCGPPGMGTSGEAHLSKGSRCMDAPSFSEGEDSSSEEEEDEGSCTSPCTWRKNASHPRPRSSPASAESPFQPHPRRLRSPQAREMVLKMKEAISEKIKFVPVPSEHQDWMEEEERTTVPPRPSTASGSRRAPSRQRRSQSEGCLKSHTEDTTLQELRRVQRDLSQRLEAFYSLGTRWQGQSQEPVMQPRAAMLRPDNRCWVVPSSAISKLKSSFTKNFSILPSQDKSILQKCCSRPEGEQPGQGKAEGLPSIIPPGERAHEAPAVRDQTIRSCPTRTSVKKLIETFSPTESLRTLGDSQDSGPSPCPKKWGVPSMPPRFPIYRGLAPLYPKPRISPAVGGESLRMGPGWRPLAPTFPPLLTAEATKSEDLNWETEENPEDLPPPPLEILMDQSFTSLEPPESNKPAESPLEGTHVPGLGGTGSARRTWASPRLRVSMSPTDLLPSKSTATLTRARSTEPGNSKGSCNTGKLALDFNHPPAASGNPEVQSSRAQSQVRADRASGLSKPPRKVIHWLHSSHTSGQNRISEPSLSRPMRGPHSPEAPRQTQGRSPVLVRKASPTRAHWTPRVDKRHSGLPSTHRSAQPSAPCVHGSPSPPLSPPVSPRGLSPPTVKKRASPPLQHKLHSPPSASPLAQHKISSPPPQRTEAGSLASGPSPSPPASPSQGPKETQDSEDSRAATASGNTRSIFCPATSSLFEAKLPFSTVHPLTPSSLPPEAGGPLENPTGGWRGSSGPRMRTDSQRGTTLCALNPQPFIRRTASDPRPGVRLHLPVPGATSSACESQHGQSSGSEESPKDTEPWKSPCGLELKGNSRGVPSPELCVLGHGLQREASVGHAQDKSQQKEVT